The following are encoded in a window of Actinomyces oris genomic DNA:
- a CDS encoding helix-turn-helix domain-containing protein: protein MAPGLPTSPSASGAPSFLTVAEVAAMLRVSKMTVYRMVHSGDLPAMQVGRSFRVPERAVHDYLAAGLGDWGHDASEASGS from the coding sequence ATGGCACCGGGCCTTCCCACATCCCCCAGCGCCTCCGGCGCCCCCTCGTTCCTCACTGTGGCTGAGGTGGCGGCGATGCTGCGCGTGTCCAAGATGACCGTCTACCGGATGGTGCACTCCGGCGACCTGCCTGCGATGCAGGTCGGGCGCTCCTTCCGCGTCCCCGAGCGCGCCGTTCACGACTACCTGGCCGCGGGGCTGGGTGATTGGGGCCACGACGCGTCAGAGGCATCAGGGTCCTAG
- the dhaL gene encoding dihydroxyacetone kinase subunit DhaL, which produces MTAEVGAARHSLSVADLATWVRRSAALIAEHAEELTDLDAAIGDADHGTNMKRGLAAAAEAVEAGSFASADVLLKKVGTTLVSTVGGASGPLYGTFFLRAGGAVAGLEVLDAQALAGALEAGVGGLAARGRATTGEKTMLDAWSPALEALRAHPGDLAAGVAAAAQAAAEGREATKPMVATKGRASYLGERSVGHIDPGAASTVLLLTALDDVVAGRAS; this is translated from the coding sequence ATGACCGCAGAGGTGGGAGCCGCCCGCCACTCGCTGAGCGTGGCGGACCTGGCTACCTGGGTGCGCCGCAGCGCCGCACTTATCGCCGAGCACGCCGAGGAGCTCACCGACCTGGACGCCGCCATCGGTGACGCTGACCACGGCACCAACATGAAGCGCGGCCTGGCCGCCGCCGCCGAGGCTGTGGAGGCCGGTAGCTTCGCCAGCGCCGACGTCCTGCTCAAGAAGGTCGGCACCACCCTGGTCTCCACCGTCGGGGGCGCCTCCGGGCCCCTGTACGGCACCTTCTTCCTGCGCGCCGGGGGCGCCGTGGCCGGCCTGGAGGTGCTCGACGCCCAGGCGCTCGCGGGCGCCCTGGAGGCCGGGGTCGGCGGACTCGCCGCACGGGGGCGGGCCACCACGGGGGAGAAGACCATGCTCGATGCCTGGAGCCCGGCCCTGGAGGCCCTGCGCGCCCACCCCGGCGACCTCGCCGCCGGCGTCGCGGCCGCCGCGCAGGCCGCCGCCGAGGGGCGCGAGGCCACCAAGCCCATGGTGGCCACCAAGGGACGGGCCTCCTACCTGGGGGAGCGCTCGGTGGGGCACATCGACCCCGGTGCCGCCTCCACCGTCCTGCTGCTGACAGCCCTCGACGACGTCGTGGCAGGGAGAGCGTCGTGA
- a CDS encoding potassium channel family protein, with the protein MPAPLSRTDSTLVIGLGRFGSAVAATLDRLGREVLAVEANPATVRRWTGRIPLVEADATDVEALEQLGATEFGTAVVGVATSLEASVLITGNLVDLETPQIWAKAISRAHGRILRRIGAHHVVYPEFDAGQRAAHLVSGRMLDYIEMEKGGFTIVKMRPPTELHGFTIGQSKVRSRYGVTVFGLMSPGEPFEYATPDTLVSAEDVLVVGGDAALLERFANRA; encoded by the coding sequence ATGCCTGCCCCGCTCTCGCGCACTGACTCCACGCTCGTCATCGGGCTGGGACGCTTCGGCTCGGCCGTGGCCGCCACCCTGGACCGGCTGGGGCGCGAGGTGCTGGCCGTGGAGGCCAATCCCGCCACCGTGCGCCGGTGGACCGGCCGCATCCCCTTGGTGGAGGCCGACGCCACGGACGTGGAGGCCCTGGAGCAGCTGGGCGCCACCGAGTTCGGCACCGCGGTCGTGGGGGTGGCGACCTCCCTGGAGGCCTCCGTGCTCATCACCGGCAACCTCGTGGACCTGGAGACCCCCCAGATCTGGGCCAAGGCGATCTCCCGCGCCCACGGCCGCATCCTGCGCCGCATCGGCGCCCATCACGTCGTCTACCCCGAGTTCGACGCCGGTCAGCGGGCCGCCCACCTCGTCTCGGGCCGCATGCTCGACTACATCGAGATGGAGAAGGGCGGCTTCACCATCGTCAAGATGCGTCCGCCCACGGAGCTGCACGGCTTCACCATCGGCCAGTCCAAGGTGCGCTCGCGCTACGGGGTGACCGTCTTCGGTCTCATGAGCCCGGGCGAGCCCTTCGAGTACGCCACCCCGGACACCCTGGTGTCGGCCGAGGACGTGCTCGTCGTCGGCGGGGACGCCGCCCTCCTGGAGCGCTTCGCCAACCGCGCATGA
- a CDS encoding TetR/AcrR family transcriptional regulator, with amino-acid sequence MPRVTAAYRERQTDRILQAAEECFARSGFQAASMDEVIAAAGMSSSTVYRYFPEGKRSLIRAVLTRRMGPLAERIKRIAESEEPLDFERDFIEALTLLNYQRHGAAADSADSEADRQDEALGVSDDVGLSSWAPLAYHAWGELTRDPEMSVLVQESYRDIHGGLARLCRNGQRVGTISCRLSPDQLASLIQSVSFGLIVEQLITGRADVEGAAATLRQLLAPDGPKPEGS; translated from the coding sequence ATGCCACGAGTGACTGCCGCCTATCGGGAGCGTCAGACCGACCGGATCCTGCAGGCCGCCGAGGAGTGCTTCGCGCGCAGCGGTTTCCAGGCCGCCTCCATGGACGAGGTCATCGCCGCGGCCGGAATGTCGTCGTCGACCGTCTACCGCTACTTCCCCGAGGGCAAGCGATCCCTCATTCGGGCGGTCCTGACCCGGCGCATGGGGCCGCTCGCCGAGCGGATCAAGCGGATCGCCGAGTCCGAGGAGCCGCTCGACTTCGAACGGGACTTCATTGAGGCGCTCACCCTGCTCAACTATCAGCGGCACGGCGCTGCAGCTGACTCAGCTGACTCAGAGGCGGACCGGCAGGATGAGGCTCTTGGGGTTTCTGACGACGTCGGTCTGAGCTCCTGGGCGCCTCTGGCCTACCACGCCTGGGGGGAGCTGACCCGTGATCCCGAGATGAGCGTCCTGGTCCAGGAGAGCTACCGGGACATCCACGGAGGTCTTGCCCGCCTGTGTCGCAATGGGCAGAGGGTGGGGACGATCTCCTGCCGTCTGAGTCCCGATCAGCTGGCCTCCCTCATCCAGAGCGTCTCCTTCGGTCTCATCGTCGAGCAGCTCATTACCGGCCGGGCTGATGTGGAGGGCGCGGCCGCCACTCTCAGGCAGCTGCTCGCGCCGGATGGGCCGAAACCCGAGGGGAGCTGA
- a CDS encoding MFS transporter → MTSSEASALKERTESAQETQEETTVMTARRPNRRAVMVSAVLTQLMIVLDLTIIAIALPRMQEDLGMTVSQSPWTVTGYSLAFGGLVLFGGRLCAVAGIRRSYQVGLIGFGVASLAAGMATSFPILLVARVAQGCFGALLAPTSQALLNVTFTERTERERVFAIFGATAGLGAAIGLLVGGALTDWFSWRWALYINILLAAAALLIGQRSLPPADQRDRSSRIADDLSGLVLGCGACFSAVYGLDRAQQTSWTSTSTVSWLALGGIAALLFVVREHFASRPVLPLSMMAMPVRAASYATQFIAGAAQMGAIIYLTYYMQNHLGYSPFKSGVVFLPMVFALIATAIPAGRVIVPRLGARGTLPLGVAVLAGSFLILSRMTTDSTYSQVALPGLIVFGIGLGLTMPVTFNSGTRGVDAKRTGLASAILSAAQQIGGSFGVALMTSYATQHAEDYVTEHTEEVKAAAMEAMMRAQALPQSPAGKRIIESLKAELIDRAQIEAYSGGFSMMAWVLAGAVVILVACGIGLSLRRRRRR, encoded by the coding sequence ATGACATCCTCAGAGGCATCCGCCCTCAAGGAGCGGACCGAGTCGGCACAAGAGACACAGGAGGAGACGACCGTCATGACCGCGCGGCGCCCCAATCGCCGTGCGGTCATGGTCAGCGCCGTCCTCACCCAGCTGATGATCGTCTTGGACCTGACGATCATCGCCATCGCCCTGCCTCGGATGCAGGAGGACCTGGGAATGACCGTGTCCCAGAGCCCGTGGACGGTCACCGGCTACAGCCTGGCCTTCGGTGGCCTCGTGCTCTTCGGGGGAAGGCTCTGCGCCGTGGCGGGTATCCGCCGCTCCTACCAGGTAGGACTGATCGGCTTCGGGGTCGCCAGCCTCGCAGCCGGGATGGCGACCTCCTTCCCCATCCTGCTGGTGGCCCGCGTGGCCCAGGGCTGCTTCGGCGCCCTGCTGGCCCCCACCTCACAGGCACTGCTCAACGTCACCTTCACGGAGCGCACCGAGCGCGAGCGGGTCTTCGCCATCTTCGGTGCCACTGCCGGACTGGGCGCAGCCATCGGACTACTCGTCGGCGGGGCCCTGACCGACTGGTTCAGCTGGCGCTGGGCCCTCTACATCAACATCCTCCTGGCCGCTGCCGCTCTGCTCATCGGGCAGCGCAGCCTTCCACCAGCCGATCAGCGCGATCGCAGCTCGCGCATCGCTGATGACCTGAGCGGCCTGGTTCTGGGCTGTGGAGCCTGCTTCAGTGCCGTCTACGGGCTCGACCGGGCCCAGCAGACCTCCTGGACCTCGACGTCGACCGTCAGCTGGCTGGCCCTCGGCGGTATCGCCGCACTGCTGTTCGTGGTCCGCGAGCACTTCGCAAGCCGCCCGGTGCTGCCCCTGTCGATGATGGCGATGCCCGTGCGGGCGGCCTCCTACGCCACCCAGTTCATCGCCGGCGCCGCACAGATGGGCGCGATCATCTACCTGACCTACTACATGCAGAACCACCTCGGCTACTCGCCCTTCAAGAGCGGAGTCGTCTTCCTCCCGATGGTCTTCGCCCTGATCGCGACCGCGATCCCGGCCGGCCGCGTCATCGTGCCCAGGCTCGGGGCGCGCGGCACCCTGCCCCTGGGGGTGGCGGTACTGGCCGGTTCCTTCCTCATCCTCTCGCGCATGACGACGGATTCGACCTACTCCCAGGTCGCCCTGCCCGGCCTCATCGTCTTCGGGATCGGCTTGGGGCTGACGATGCCGGTCACCTTCAACTCCGGCACGCGCGGGGTGGACGCGAAGCGGACCGGGCTGGCCTCAGCGATCCTGAGCGCGGCCCAGCAGATCGGCGGTTCCTTCGGAGTGGCACTCATGACCTCTTACGCCACCCAGCACGCCGAGGACTACGTGACCGAGCACACCGAGGAGGTCAAGGCGGCCGCCATGGAGGCAATGATGCGGGCTCAGGCCCTGCCGCAGTCGCCCGCAGGCAAGCGGATCATCGAGTCCCTCAAGGCCGAGCTGATCGACCGGGCTCAGATCGAGGCCTACTCCGGCGGCTTCTCGATGATGGCCTGGGTCCTGGCCGGCGCCGTCGTCATCCTCGTGGCCTGTGGGATCGGCTTGAGCCTCCGCCGTCGCCGCAGGCGGTAG
- a CDS encoding TrkH family potassium uptake protein, with protein sequence MATVPQTDTAQEPEPGSGSRGETPTGKRGASQAGRRRQAHWHAPLVGVVGHAWKRHKRPPSSRQGADLLEEPSPLPQLPGTELTGIRRLLRHIEPLGQIARAARFYPARLAVIVFAAIIVVVTGLLSLPIATTSGEHADFLDALFTATSAVCVTGLSTVDTAAYWSTFGHVVIILAAAVGGLGVMTLASLLSLAVSRHVGLTQRMLAASENQSRLGEVGRLLRAVIYTAAGCELLLTLMLLPPFLSHGLDVGHALWYAVFMALSIFNNAGFVIMPEGLEAYSTDWWIGLPIILGTFMGAVGFPVILDIMGRRRRPRTWSLHTKLTLTTYLALTLASTIAIATFEWNNPLTYGSLPTGGKIMTALVNGVNARSSGLSTIPPEHMHEATWFLQDALMFVGGGSASTAGGIKVTTFAVLLLAILAEARGDQDIEAFGRRITPSTVRLSVAVAFIGSSIIGLATLLLLQMTNLSLDRILFEVISAFATVGLSTGITPSLPDGAKYVIVALMFVGRVGTMTAASALALRERRRVIRMPEASPMIG encoded by the coding sequence ATGGCGACCGTGCCCCAGACAGACACCGCCCAGGAGCCGGAGCCCGGCAGCGGATCCCGCGGCGAGACCCCGACCGGGAAGCGCGGCGCCTCCCAGGCCGGCAGGCGCCGTCAGGCCCACTGGCACGCCCCACTCGTGGGCGTCGTCGGCCATGCGTGGAAGCGCCACAAGAGGCCCCCGAGTTCCAGACAGGGAGCCGACCTCCTCGAGGAGCCATCGCCCCTCCCCCAGCTGCCGGGTACGGAGCTCACCGGGATTCGCCGCCTGCTCCGACACATTGAGCCGCTCGGCCAGATCGCGCGGGCCGCCCGCTTCTACCCGGCCCGACTGGCCGTCATCGTCTTCGCGGCCATCATCGTGGTGGTGACCGGCCTCCTCAGCCTCCCCATCGCCACGACCAGCGGGGAGCACGCCGACTTCCTCGACGCCTTGTTCACCGCCACCTCGGCGGTGTGCGTCACCGGCTTGAGCACGGTGGACACGGCTGCCTACTGGTCCACCTTCGGGCACGTCGTCATCATCCTGGCCGCGGCCGTGGGAGGTCTGGGAGTCATGACCCTGGCCTCCCTGCTGTCCCTGGCGGTGTCCCGGCACGTGGGACTGACTCAGCGGATGCTGGCGGCCTCGGAGAACCAGTCGCGCCTGGGTGAAGTGGGGCGGCTGCTGCGCGCCGTCATCTACACGGCCGCCGGCTGCGAGCTCCTCCTGACACTCATGCTGCTGCCACCCTTCCTCAGCCATGGCCTCGATGTGGGCCACGCCCTGTGGTACGCGGTCTTCATGGCACTGTCGATCTTCAACAACGCCGGCTTCGTCATCATGCCCGAGGGCCTGGAGGCCTACTCCACCGACTGGTGGATCGGCCTGCCGATCATCCTGGGGACCTTCATGGGCGCCGTCGGCTTCCCCGTCATCCTGGACATCATGGGCCGACGCCGCCGTCCCCGCACGTGGAGCCTGCACACCAAGCTGACCCTGACGACCTACCTGGCCCTCACACTCGCCTCGACCATTGCCATCGCCACCTTCGAGTGGAACAACCCGCTCACCTACGGCTCCCTGCCCACGGGCGGAAAGATCATGACCGCGCTCGTCAACGGCGTCAACGCCCGCTCCTCGGGGCTGTCCACGATCCCGCCCGAGCACATGCACGAGGCGACCTGGTTCCTTCAGGACGCCCTCATGTTCGTCGGGGGCGGCTCGGCCTCGACGGCCGGCGGCATCAAGGTGACGACCTTCGCGGTCCTGCTGCTGGCGATTCTCGCCGAGGCCCGCGGCGACCAGGACATCGAGGCCTTCGGGCGGCGCATCACCCCCTCAACCGTGCGCCTGAGCGTGGCGGTGGCCTTCATCGGCTCCAGCATCATCGGTCTGGCCACGCTCCTGCTGCTGCAGATGACCAACCTGTCCCTGGACCGGATTCTCTTCGAGGTCATCAGCGCCTTCGCGACCGTGGGACTGTCCACGGGCATCACGCCCTCCCTGCCGGACGGGGCCAAGTACGTCATCGTGGCGCTCATGTTCGTCGGCCGCGTGGGCACGATGACGGCGGCCAGCGCCCTGGCGCTGCGCGAGCGGCGCCGCGTCATCCGGATGCCCGAGGCCAGCCCGATGATCGGCTAG
- the dhaM gene encoding dihydroxyacetone kinase phosphoryl donor subunit DhaM — translation MSAVSVGIVLVSHSRALAEAAMDLARRLIVAVDVPVELAAGLADGGLGTDPGAVVEAVERLAERCEGVLVLADLGSGIMSAEMALEMLEPALAERTRLSAAPFVEGLLGAYGAAGIGKDLQAVAAEADGAAEAKRSQVAAF, via the coding sequence GTGAGTGCCGTGAGCGTCGGCATCGTCCTGGTCTCCCACTCCCGGGCCCTGGCCGAGGCCGCCATGGACCTGGCGCGCCGGCTCATCGTGGCCGTCGACGTCCCCGTCGAGCTGGCCGCGGGCCTGGCCGACGGTGGGCTGGGTACCGACCCCGGGGCTGTCGTCGAGGCCGTGGAGCGCCTGGCCGAGCGCTGCGAGGGCGTCCTGGTCCTGGCTGACCTGGGCAGCGGGATCATGAGCGCCGAGATGGCTCTGGAGATGCTCGAGCCGGCCCTCGCTGAGCGGACGCGCCTGTCGGCGGCGCCCTTCGTCGAGGGGCTGCTCGGCGCCTACGGCGCCGCCGGGATCGGCAAGGATCTTCAGGCCGTGGCCGCTGAGGCCGACGGCGCCGCCGAGGCCAAGCGCTCCCAGGTGGCCGCCTTCTGA
- a CDS encoding 30S ribosomal protein bS22: MGSVIKKRRKRMAKKKHRKLLRKTRHQRRNKK, translated from the coding sequence ATGGGATCCGTCATCAAGAAGCGCCGCAAGCGCATGGCCAAGAAGAAGCACCGCAAGCTGCTTCGCAAGACGCGTCACCAGCGTCGCAACAAGAAGTGA
- a CDS encoding adenosine deaminase has protein sequence MRDLATLPKAHLHLHFTGSMRLETLIELASSARTRLPSNFLDGDPLRVPADRRGWFRFQRAYDTARALVRTEEVMRRIVLEAALDDAAEGSRRLEIQVDPTSYAPFVGGITPALEIILDAAKQATTLSGVEVAVIVAASRMRHPLDARTLARLAVRYAGDQPGEVIGFGLSNDERAGQTSSWERAFAIARRGGLASMPHGGELLGPDHLREVVSSLGPTRLGHGVRAGEDPALLDAIVASGISLEVCPASNVSLGVYHSPDDVPLRTLMSHGAQIALSADDPLLFQSRLVDQYEIARALGCDDAELAELARGSIRACLASPTAKQTWLAEVDAWLAAPDQAPGAQSDGPEASDLKPDAVAR, from the coding sequence ATGCGAGACCTCGCCACCCTCCCCAAGGCGCACCTGCACCTGCACTTCACGGGGTCGATGCGCCTGGAGACCCTCATTGAGCTGGCCTCCAGCGCGCGCACGCGCCTGCCCTCGAACTTCCTGGACGGCGACCCCCTGCGCGTGCCCGCTGACCGGCGCGGCTGGTTCCGCTTCCAGCGCGCCTATGACACGGCCCGGGCCCTGGTGCGTACCGAGGAGGTCATGCGCCGCATCGTCCTGGAGGCCGCCCTGGATGACGCCGCCGAGGGCTCGCGCCGCCTGGAGATCCAGGTCGACCCGACCAGCTATGCCCCCTTCGTCGGCGGGATCACCCCGGCTCTGGAGATCATCCTCGATGCCGCCAAGCAGGCCACGACCCTGAGCGGAGTGGAGGTGGCGGTCATTGTGGCGGCCTCCCGGATGCGTCACCCGTTGGACGCCCGCACGCTCGCGCGCCTGGCGGTGCGCTACGCCGGGGATCAGCCGGGCGAGGTGATCGGCTTCGGCCTGTCCAACGATGAGCGCGCGGGGCAGACCTCCTCCTGGGAGCGGGCCTTCGCCATCGCCCGCCGGGGCGGATTGGCCTCCATGCCGCATGGAGGGGAACTCTTAGGGCCCGACCACCTGCGCGAGGTCGTCTCCTCCCTCGGCCCCACACGCCTGGGCCACGGGGTTCGCGCCGGTGAGGACCCCGCCCTGCTGGACGCGATCGTCGCTTCCGGCATCAGCCTCGAGGTCTGCCCCGCCTCCAACGTGAGCCTGGGGGTGTATCACAGCCCCGACGACGTCCCCCTGCGTACGCTCATGAGCCACGGAGCGCAGATCGCCCTGAGCGCCGATGATCCCTTGCTCTTCCAGTCCCGGCTCGTCGACCAGTACGAGATCGCCCGGGCCCTGGGCTGCGACGACGCCGAGCTGGCCGAGCTGGCCCGCGGCTCGATCCGCGCCTGCCTGGCCTCCCCGACGGCGAAGCAGACCTGGTTGGCCGAGGTGGACGCCTGGCTGGCGGCGCCCGACCAGGCTCCAGGAGCGCAGTCCGACGGCCCGGAGGCCAGCGACCTCAAGCCTGACGCGGTTGCGCGCTAG
- a CDS encoding UDP-N-acetylmuramate dehydrogenase → MTTTPDDRTPAAPAEGSTVPAAPSAEPQLVAGDCTVPLSVDVDPSAWPAPVQALAHTPGSGARPTSLAELTTLRVGGPVGSYVEATTQSELTEAIREADAAGTPVLVIGGGSNILASDAGFDGLVIRDARAEVSLVSDSVCGGVEVTATAGTTWDDLVREAIASQWAGFAPLSGIPGTVGAAPVQNIGAYGAEVAELIASVRAWDRLRNRVVWLALGELGLAYRDSRLKQSLTDTEVGGGRLWGPTGRWVVLDATFAVRQGSLSSRIAYSQLAGALGVELGERVPERELREAVLELRRSKGMVLDGADHDTWSAGSFFTNPILTTEQAEQLPEDAPRFPVTDHSQVVLGTKAAPVIEGLVKTSAAWLIDHAGFSKGFAVEAGAPAGLSTKHVLALTNRGGATGADLARLRDAVVAGVRERYGVTLVPEPVQVGF, encoded by the coding sequence TTGACCACTACCCCAGATGACCGCACTCCTGCTGCCCCCGCTGAGGGCTCGACGGTGCCGGCTGCGCCGTCGGCCGAGCCGCAGCTGGTGGCAGGCGACTGCACTGTTCCGCTGAGCGTCGACGTCGACCCGTCCGCCTGGCCCGCACCCGTCCAGGCCCTGGCGCACACGCCCGGCTCCGGCGCCCGGCCAACCAGCCTGGCCGAGCTGACGACGCTTCGCGTGGGCGGCCCGGTGGGCAGCTACGTCGAGGCCACCACGCAGAGCGAGCTGACCGAGGCGATCCGCGAGGCCGACGCCGCCGGTACGCCCGTCCTCGTCATCGGCGGCGGCTCCAACATCCTGGCCTCCGATGCCGGCTTCGACGGGCTCGTCATCCGGGATGCCCGCGCCGAGGTCTCACTCGTCTCGGACTCGGTGTGCGGCGGCGTCGAGGTCACCGCCACCGCCGGAACCACCTGGGACGACCTGGTGCGCGAGGCCATCGCCAGCCAGTGGGCCGGGTTCGCGCCCCTGTCCGGGATCCCCGGCACGGTGGGCGCCGCCCCCGTGCAGAACATCGGGGCCTACGGCGCAGAGGTCGCCGAGCTCATCGCCAGTGTGCGCGCCTGGGACCGACTGCGCAACCGAGTGGTCTGGCTGGCCCTGGGCGAGCTGGGGCTGGCCTACCGGGACTCGCGCCTCAAGCAGTCCCTCACCGACACCGAGGTGGGTGGCGGGCGCCTGTGGGGGCCGACTGGGCGCTGGGTGGTCCTCGACGCCACCTTCGCCGTGCGGCAGGGCTCCCTGTCCTCCCGGATCGCCTACTCCCAGCTGGCCGGGGCGCTCGGCGTCGAGCTGGGTGAGCGCGTGCCCGAGCGCGAGCTGCGTGAGGCGGTTCTTGAGCTGCGCCGCTCCAAGGGGATGGTGCTGGACGGCGCCGACCACGACACCTGGTCGGCCGGCTCCTTCTTCACCAACCCGATCCTGACCACGGAGCAGGCCGAGCAGCTGCCCGAGGACGCGCCGCGCTTCCCGGTCACCGACCACTCGCAGGTGGTCCTCGGCACCAAGGCCGCCCCTGTCATCGAGGGGTTGGTCAAGACCAGTGCCGCCTGGCTCATCGACCACGCCGGCTTCAGCAAGGGCTTCGCCGTGGAGGCCGGCGCACCGGCCGGGTTGTCCACCAAGCACGTGCTGGCACTGACCAACCGGGGCGGCGCGACCGGGGCGGACCTGGCGCGCCTGCGTGACGCGGTGGTGGCCGGAGTGCGTGAGCGCTACGGCGTCACCCTCGTACCCGAGCCCGTCCAGGTCGGCTTCTAG
- a CDS encoding phosphotransferase, translating into MNHSSASQEPEEVALLTGPRAASVLSAALAPAGQRLASWEVHSVHHRPGAGVSVGYTAVVVAPNGRSTTEYLCATTARLSNPHAPGLTRVAPTGGDGPAVHVWRHPADPELPGLVVACTPSLLSARIGTQVKATMVAYRPTRRAVVRATFPDETTAYAKVLRPSQAPSFAQRHRLLTASGVPAPEVLREDPDGLVLLSTGRGVALSGLLSQGMSVSRSERVFNGLISLLDALPASAMQLPAHAAWSERARHYAHAAATVLPEHAARARAVAEGVEQLMAASDAGRPVPVHGDFYEANVLMEGESVTSLLDVDSLGPGYRVDDLACLLGHVSVLDHLAPASYPKLRPILETWTRMAEQQVDPVSLRARCAGVVLSLVAGARREDGGPWRPDAEGRLARAETWLAQGREIQARRGAH; encoded by the coding sequence ATGAACCACTCGTCGGCGTCCCAGGAGCCCGAGGAGGTGGCCCTGCTGACGGGGCCGCGTGCCGCGTCCGTGCTCTCCGCCGCCCTCGCCCCGGCCGGCCAGCGCCTGGCCAGCTGGGAGGTCCACTCAGTCCACCACCGCCCCGGAGCGGGGGTGTCCGTGGGGTACACGGCTGTTGTTGTCGCACCCAACGGGCGTTCCACCACCGAGTACCTGTGCGCCACGACGGCTCGCCTGTCCAACCCGCACGCGCCGGGACTGACCCGGGTGGCCCCCACCGGAGGGGATGGCCCTGCGGTCCATGTGTGGCGCCACCCGGCCGACCCCGAGCTTCCCGGCCTGGTGGTGGCCTGCACGCCCTCGCTGCTCTCGGCCCGGATCGGCACGCAGGTCAAGGCCACGATGGTCGCCTACCGGCCCACCCGTCGAGCGGTCGTGCGTGCCACCTTCCCGGATGAGACCACCGCCTACGCCAAGGTCCTGCGCCCGAGCCAGGCCCCGTCCTTCGCCCAGCGCCACCGCCTGCTGACGGCCTCAGGCGTGCCTGCGCCCGAGGTTCTGCGAGAGGACCCCGATGGGCTCGTCCTGCTGTCCACCGGTCGAGGAGTGGCCCTGTCCGGCCTGCTGTCCCAGGGCATGAGCGTCTCTCGCAGCGAACGCGTCTTCAACGGCCTCATTTCACTGCTGGACGCCCTGCCGGCCAGCGCCATGCAGCTGCCGGCGCACGCCGCCTGGTCGGAGCGGGCCCGCCACTACGCGCACGCCGCCGCCACGGTCCTGCCCGAGCACGCCGCGCGCGCCCGGGCCGTGGCCGAGGGCGTCGAGCAGCTCATGGCCGCCTCCGACGCCGGTCGGCCGGTCCCGGTCCACGGCGACTTCTACGAGGCCAATGTCCTCATGGAGGGCGAGTCCGTCACCAGCCTGCTCGACGTGGACTCCCTGGGGCCCGGTTACCGGGTTGATGACCTGGCCTGCCTGCTGGGGCACGTCAGTGTGCTGGACCACCTGGCGCCCGCCTCCTACCCGAAGCTGCGCCCCATCCTGGAGACCTGGACCCGCATGGCTGAGCAGCAGGTGGATCCGGTCTCCCTGCGTGCCCGCTGTGCAGGCGTGGTCCTGTCCCTGGTGGCCGGCGCCCGCCGCGAGGACGGTGGCCCGTGGCGCCCCGACGCCGAGGGCCGCCTGGCCCGCGCCGAGACCTGGCTGGCGCAGGGCCGCGAGATCCAGGCCCGCCGCGGCGCCCACTGA